The following coding sequences lie in one Bradyrhizobium sp. G127 genomic window:
- the nifN gene encoding nitrogenase iron-molybdenum cofactor biosynthesis protein NifN gives MATVTVSKKACSVNPLKMSQPIGAAFAFLGLRGSMPLLHGSQGCTSFGLTLFVRHFKENVPMQTTAMSEVATVLGGYENVEQAVLNIYNKQKPEIIGICSTGVTETKGDDVEGYIKLIREKHPQLAKYPLVYISTPDFKDAFQDGWEKAVARMVEVLVEEPKADAPRDPARVNVLPGCHLTPGDLDELRIIIEDFGLKPSFLPDIAGSLDGHIPEDFSPTTIGGIGLEEIASMGQASWTITIGAQMERAAEALKKKTGVPFRLFERLCGLIPNDEFIIFLSEISGRPVPLKYRRQRGQLADAMLDAHFHTGGRKLAIGAEPDLLYDLGSVLQEMGMTVAAAVTTTQSPVLERLKADEVLIGDLEDLEKRAAAQGCDLLITHSHGRQAAARLNIPFYRAGFPMFDRLGAGHQLLVGYRGTRDLIFDIANMILADQEENRQPTPDTWRLNGTASQDAVPAAATH, from the coding sequence ATGGCAACCGTCACCGTCAGCAAGAAGGCTTGCTCGGTTAATCCGCTAAAGATGAGTCAGCCGATCGGTGCTGCATTTGCATTTCTTGGTCTGCGCGGATCGATGCCGCTGTTGCACGGTTCGCAAGGCTGCACCTCCTTCGGACTGACGCTGTTCGTGCGGCACTTCAAGGAAAACGTGCCGATGCAGACGACGGCCATGAGCGAAGTGGCGACGGTGCTCGGCGGCTATGAAAATGTCGAGCAGGCTGTCCTGAACATCTACAACAAGCAGAAGCCTGAAATCATCGGCATTTGCTCCACCGGCGTCACCGAAACCAAGGGCGATGACGTTGAAGGCTACATCAAGCTGATCCGCGAGAAGCATCCTCAACTCGCGAAGTATCCGCTGGTCTATATCTCGACGCCAGATTTCAAGGACGCGTTTCAGGACGGCTGGGAAAAGGCCGTCGCGCGCATGGTCGAGGTGCTGGTCGAAGAGCCGAAGGCTGATGCACCGCGCGATCCGGCGCGGGTCAATGTTCTTCCGGGATGTCATCTCACACCGGGCGATCTCGACGAGTTGCGCATCATCATTGAGGACTTTGGATTGAAGCCGTCCTTCCTGCCGGATATCGCGGGCTCGCTTGATGGACATATCCCCGAAGACTTCAGTCCGACGACGATCGGCGGCATTGGCCTTGAGGAAATCGCCTCCATGGGGCAGGCGTCATGGACGATTACTATCGGTGCCCAGATGGAGCGCGCAGCCGAGGCGCTGAAGAAAAAGACGGGTGTTCCGTTCAGGCTGTTCGAGCGCCTTTGCGGCCTCATTCCAAATGATGAATTCATCATATTCCTGAGCGAGATCAGCGGCCGGCCGGTGCCGCTGAAATATCGCCGCCAGCGCGGACAATTGGCGGACGCGATGCTGGATGCGCATTTCCACACCGGTGGCCGCAAGCTCGCGATCGGCGCCGAGCCGGACCTCTTGTACGATCTGGGCAGCGTGTTGCAGGAGATGGGCATGACCGTGGCTGCTGCCGTGACGACGACCCAGTCACCGGTGCTGGAGCGCCTCAAGGCTGACGAAGTCTTGATCGGAGACCTCGAAGATCTTGAGAAGCGCGCGGCGGCACAGGGATGCGATCTGCTGATCACGCATTCGCATGGCCGGCAGGCCGCGGCGAGGCTGAATATCCCCTTCTACCGCGCGGGCTTTCCGATGTTCGACCGGCTCGGCGCAGGTCATCAGCTTCTGGTCGGCTATCGCGGCACGCGCGATTTGATTTTTGATATCGCCAACATGATCCTTGCTGATCAAGAAGAGAATCGCCAGCCGACACCCGATACCTGGCGCCTCAATGGCACCGCGTCGCAAGATGCCGTGCCCGCAGCTGCAACGCATTGA
- the nifX gene encoding nitrogen fixation protein NifX, giving the protein MKIAFATQDLKRVDAHFGWAKNIAIYEIGPQGHRFLEAIQFDGDLKEDGNEDKLAPKIEAIKDCAILYVAAIGGSGAARVVASNIHPMKVNQPEEITDLLLKLEDVLKGTPPPWLRKALSKDQERTLDFED; this is encoded by the coding sequence ATGAAAATCGCATTCGCAACCCAGGACCTGAAACGCGTGGACGCTCATTTCGGTTGGGCGAAGAACATCGCGATTTATGAGATCGGTCCGCAAGGACACCGCTTTCTTGAGGCCATCCAGTTCGATGGTGATCTCAAGGAAGACGGCAACGAAGACAAGCTCGCCCCGAAGATCGAGGCGATCAAGGATTGCGCCATTCTCTATGTCGCAGCCATCGGTGGCTCGGGCGCGGCGCGGGTGGTTGCGAGCAACATTCATCCCATGAAGGTGAATCAGCCGGAAGAGATCACGGATCTCCTTCTCAAGCTGGAGGACGTGTTGAAGGGAACGCCGCCGCCTTGGCTGCGCAAGGCGCTGTCGAAGGACCAGGAACGAACTCTCGATTTCGAGGACTAG
- a CDS encoding NifX-associated nitrogen fixation protein: MAELATVIEENPAAEAPFIKELVKVWRAQDSHGAWESKADLVLLEPYILDKEARRALPIIGDPDPETIWRLELFFNAVALSIERATGVMVSPMLKMSHEGFGRMVLIGGRLIVVNKQLRDVHRFGFDSLAKLAQEGEKHVNAGIEMIEKFKAVAEY, encoded by the coding sequence ATGGCTGAGCTCGCTACAGTAATCGAAGAAAATCCCGCTGCGGAAGCGCCCTTCATCAAGGAGCTCGTCAAGGTCTGGCGCGCCCAGGACAGTCACGGCGCATGGGAGAGCAAGGCAGATCTCGTTCTTCTTGAGCCTTATATTCTGGACAAGGAGGCCCGCCGGGCGCTCCCCATCATCGGCGATCCTGATCCGGAGACGATCTGGCGGCTTGAACTGTTTTTCAATGCTGTGGCGCTGTCCATCGAGCGGGCGACGGGCGTGATGGTTTCGCCAATGCTGAAGATGAGCCACGAGGGCTTCGGGCGCATGGTTCTGATCGGGGGGCGATTGATCGTCGTCAACAAGCAGCTTCGTGACGTTCACCGGTTTGGTTTCGATAGCCTCGCCAAGCTGGCGCAGGAAGGCGAGAAGCACGTCAACGCCGGCATCGAGATGATCGAAAAATTCAAAGCCGTTGCAGAATACTGA
- a CDS encoding CCE_0567 family metalloprotein: MSDLETLKAEIKKLSARAMDAKMNLHDLSEELPINWQSILDVAQRAHDAFAVLEEKRAVLKSLESA, encoded by the coding sequence ATGAGTGATCTGGAAACCCTGAAGGCCGAAATCAAGAAGCTGTCTGCAAGGGCAATGGATGCCAAGATGAATCTGCACGACTTGTCGGAGGAGCTGCCCATCAACTGGCAGTCGATCCTGGATGTCGCGCAGCGGGCTCACGATGCCTTCGCGGTTCTCGAGGAGAAGCGTGCGGTCCTGAAGAGTCTTGAATCGGCCTAG
- the fdxB gene encoding ferredoxin III, nif-specific, translating to MTNATRDGRDWKPEYLLAIDEKKCIGCGRCFKVCGRDVMTLKGLTDEGEFVDLDDDEDDEIEKKIMVMNDQGACIGCGACARVCPTNCQTHAAAE from the coding sequence ATGACGAATGCCACCCGAGACGGCCGTGACTGGAAGCCCGAGTATCTGCTCGCAATCGACGAGAAGAAGTGCATCGGGTGCGGCCGATGCTTCAAGGTGTGTGGCCGCGACGTGATGACCCTCAAGGGCCTCACCGACGAAGGTGAGTTCGTCGATCTGGATGACGACGAGGACGATGAGATCGAGAAAAAAATCATGGTCATGAACGATCAGGGCGCCTGCATCGGCTGCGGTGCCTGCGCCCGCGTGTGCCCGACAAATTGTCAGACCCATGCCGCGGCGGAGTAG
- a CDS encoding sulfurtransferase: MTFANPEALVSTEWLAEHLSEPDIKILDCTWHHSSTNLDGRTQYRGRHLPGSVHFDIDHVADKSNPLPHMLPNAADFAKKVGLLGIGDGDRVIVYDRLCGGAAAARVWWMFRVFGYHNVALLDGGYGKWIKEKLPSDMAMVRPEPKSFSATYNSMLVRDLGDMRDNLATGAAQVIDARGPGKFDGTQEDVFPFKKLGHIPNATNIPWADLIHPDTGAFLTPDALTARFAAAGIDLERPVVTTCASGISSCVVTLALYLLGHKTAAVYDGSWAEWGLAEDTPAVAA, translated from the coding sequence ATGACCTTTGCAAATCCAGAAGCGCTGGTAAGCACCGAATGGCTTGCGGAGCATCTTTCAGAGCCGGATATCAAGATCCTCGACTGCACTTGGCATCACTCCAGCACCAATCTCGATGGACGTACCCAGTATCGTGGACGTCATCTTCCCGGCTCGGTGCATTTCGACATCGATCATGTGGCGGACAAGTCCAATCCGCTTCCACACATGCTTCCCAATGCGGCTGACTTTGCAAAGAAAGTCGGACTGCTCGGGATCGGTGACGGAGACCGGGTCATCGTTTATGACCGGTTGTGCGGAGGAGCCGCTGCAGCGCGGGTATGGTGGATGTTCCGGGTCTTCGGCTATCACAACGTTGCTTTGCTCGACGGCGGCTATGGAAAATGGATTAAGGAGAAATTGCCGAGCGATATGGCCATGGTGCGGCCAGAACCAAAATCATTCTCGGCAACCTACAATTCCATGCTGGTTCGCGACCTCGGCGACATGCGGGACAATCTCGCGACCGGCGCGGCGCAAGTGATCGACGCGCGCGGCCCCGGCAAATTCGATGGAACTCAGGAAGACGTCTTTCCATTCAAGAAGCTCGGCCACATCCCGAACGCCACAAACATTCCGTGGGCCGATCTCATTCACCCCGACACGGGCGCATTCCTTACCCCGGACGCGCTGACCGCACGATTTGCGGCAGCCGGGATCGATCTTGAGCGTCCGGTCGTGACGACATGCGCCTCCGGCATTAGCTCATGTGTGGTGACGCTCGCGCTCTATCTGCTCGGGCACAAGACCGCTGCCGTCTACGATGGATCCTGGGCGGAATGGGGGCTGGCCGAGGATACGCCGGCAGTCGCTGCTTAA
- a CDS encoding FAD-dependent oxidoreductase — translation MLDTAIIGGGLCGLVLARNLHRKGRAVALFEGRERLGGRILSVASAGSGLAMDLGPTWFWPDTQPLLKSLIAELGLVDIPQHDDGSMLHLNDPEKMPERIKGKNIHEGAHRLQSGMAQLVDALAAELPPGLAHLGHVLSRVGDGGDYVVLTFAAGDDIVDVEARRVVLAVPPRLLAEQVRFEPELDDATREAMRDADTWMAAQAKVVIGYDRPLWREAGQSGNAFVTHEQAVIGEIFDACDMDSAKAALGGFLALSPELRASFNDGLPMLMDNQMAQVFGSVLEQGEQHYQDWAIEPFTCSTLDRNSSRTEHAGAANPMLRRAQWDGKLCLGGSETAHRSAGYLEGALEAAHRIEGALSRVRGRMEIGVSDTRAVNDGAASINAVSLARFRAWVAAQGDAAFDDYRHRLNRSLAVQQRDQLTQRAILESMEEIFDSALAVLGGLAFDMSGVTVERGRSSLTPDVQRPFGELMQSLMDDVIAFNRTSCALSNFPDEHRLSEEYTQVILRDIAAAWQAFSLSANRMLLAKADATDRRFPAGGLTSVSS, via the coding sequence ATGCTGGATACGGCGATCATTGGCGGTGGATTGTGTGGTCTCGTTCTGGCGAGGAACCTGCACCGGAAAGGCCGCGCCGTTGCTCTGTTCGAGGGGCGTGAACGGCTGGGCGGACGCATCCTGTCAGTTGCAAGCGCGGGATCCGGCCTGGCGATGGATCTCGGTCCCACCTGGTTCTGGCCGGACACCCAGCCGCTTCTGAAGAGTTTGATTGCTGAGCTGGGACTTGTCGATATCCCGCAGCATGACGACGGTTCAATGCTCCACCTGAACGATCCGGAAAAAATGCCGGAGCGCATCAAGGGAAAAAATATTCACGAAGGAGCGCATCGCCTTCAGAGTGGCATGGCGCAGCTTGTCGATGCGCTTGCCGCCGAATTGCCGCCTGGCCTCGCCCATCTTGGTCATGTGCTCTCCCGTGTCGGCGATGGCGGCGATTACGTTGTCCTGACATTTGCTGCGGGAGACGACATTGTTGATGTTGAAGCACGTCGCGTTGTGCTTGCGGTTCCGCCGCGGTTGTTGGCAGAGCAGGTTCGCTTTGAACCCGAGCTTGACGACGCGACGCGGGAAGCCATGCGCGACGCCGACACGTGGATGGCGGCGCAGGCCAAGGTGGTGATCGGTTACGATCGTCCGTTATGGCGCGAGGCCGGCCAGTCCGGAAACGCATTCGTGACCCATGAACAGGCGGTGATCGGCGAAATATTCGACGCCTGCGATATGGATTCAGCAAAGGCGGCGCTGGGAGGATTTCTCGCCTTGTCGCCGGAGTTGCGCGCGAGTTTCAACGACGGCTTGCCGATGCTGATGGACAATCAGATGGCGCAGGTCTTCGGCTCGGTGCTTGAACAAGGCGAACAGCATTATCAGGATTGGGCAATAGAGCCGTTTACCTGCAGCACGCTCGATCGCAACTCTTCCCGGACAGAGCATGCCGGCGCCGCCAACCCGATGCTGCGCCGGGCGCAGTGGGACGGGAAGCTGTGCCTTGGCGGTTCGGAAACCGCGCACCGCAGCGCCGGCTATCTTGAAGGCGCGCTTGAGGCGGCGCATCGAATTGAGGGCGCGCTTAGCCGCGTCCGCGGCCGCATGGAGATCGGGGTATCGGATACTCGCGCCGTGAACGATGGTGCTGCTTCAATCAATGCCGTGAGCCTCGCCCGGTTCAGAGCATGGGTCGCAGCGCAAGGAGATGCGGCGTTCGACGATTACCGTCATCGCCTCAATCGCAGCCTTGCTGTCCAGCAGAGAGATCAACTCACACAGCGGGCCATTCTCGAATCGATGGAAGAGATTTTCGACAGCGCGCTAGCGGTGCTCGGCGGCCTGGCTTTCGATATGAGCGGTGTTACGGTTGAGCGCGGCCGTTCATCGCTCACTCCGGATGTGCAGCGGCCGTTCGGCGAACTCATGCAGTCCCTTATGGATGACGTTATCGCTTTCAACCGGACATCGTGTGCGTTGTCGAATTTCCCCGATGAGCATCGCTTATCGGAGGAATATACCCAGGTGATTTTACGTGACATCGCCGCCGCTTGGCAGGCGTTCTCGCTGTCCGCCAACCGCATGCTTTTGGCCAAGGCGGATGCTACGGATCGCCGCTTTCCAGCAGGAGGGCTGACAAGCGTTTCGTCATGA
- a CDS encoding Rieske 2Fe-2S domain-containing protein encodes MEADVAYAICRMNEIPSQKARGFHLMIVGDDGNPRPWPIIVVRWGRQVFGYLNKCPHDGVNLDWERNQFLDPNGIRLMCGKHGALFELGTGSCVEGPCKGQSLTPVALAVLDDDICVVGVRLVEDEDTGADEARQCEGNGGVSGKTGWRV; translated from the coding sequence ATGGAAGCCGATGTAGCTTATGCAATTTGCAGGATGAACGAAATCCCGAGCCAGAAGGCAAGGGGATTCCATTTGATGATCGTCGGAGACGATGGAAATCCGCGGCCTTGGCCGATCATTGTGGTTCGATGGGGCAGGCAGGTGTTCGGCTATCTCAACAAATGTCCCCATGACGGGGTAAATCTCGATTGGGAGCGCAATCAGTTTCTGGATCCCAACGGAATTCGTCTAATGTGTGGAAAGCACGGAGCGCTGTTCGAACTCGGCACCGGCAGCTGCGTCGAGGGACCGTGCAAGGGCCAGAGCCTCACGCCGGTGGCGCTGGCCGTGCTTGACGACGACATTTGCGTCGTAGGCGTAAGACTTGTCGAGGACGAAGACACGGGCGCCGACGAAGCACGCCAGTGTGAGGGCAATGGCGGCGTGTCAGGTAAAACCGGATGGCGCGTTTAA
- a CDS encoding ATP-binding protein yields the protein MKLQIERPDFETMIANFPGLTSLKEQLRFGEKVEVAFSQLSDAELGFLRELYRKAGPDMQVRLAQIVTLQRAFREESIRFIAADLESLLPAVARYLVTDAIRGWMFTASAASRPLPYVVTKLDYTPPSNDETGRAFIELKANAKGAITSTTLRISAGDIVGKTVPEILAAKGFLKETPELIAAYDDTEERYFAWRGRYGLQFSGRGTGFYTEDPNSSHCDTDWSRKDVVVLSSGGGVARLVNDEGILTTRSLTLEVTGDILGQYLRKAAKSNLYDAESEMEGAKASIPDGLFCRIPVHPYMLMFHLELHHHLWVHVDDMTPYVYQPDLKQKLILPEEQTDLIDILTAEMDVLIDDIVAGKSGGTTVLCAGPPGVGKTLTAEVYAEIIQRPLYRVHSGQLGLNVAAMETALKDALMRAQRWGAVMLIDEADVYIKRRDDDIAMNAVVGVFLRVLEYFNGLLFLTTNRIDDIDEAIVSRCIALIKFHPPNDDARRRIWGVMTGQFGLAVDSALLDTLVGTFPETSGRDIKGLAKLVAKYCRHKKVPPTLDVFERCAIFRGIDPNASCHA from the coding sequence ATGAAGCTTCAGATAGAGCGGCCCGATTTCGAGACAATGATCGCAAATTTTCCGGGGTTGACGTCACTCAAGGAGCAATTGCGCTTTGGCGAAAAGGTGGAGGTGGCGTTCAGTCAGCTTTCGGACGCCGAACTTGGTTTTCTGCGAGAGCTTTATCGCAAGGCCGGACCTGACATGCAGGTCCGGCTGGCTCAGATCGTAACTCTTCAGCGTGCCTTCCGCGAAGAGAGCATCAGGTTCATCGCAGCGGATCTGGAATCCTTGTTGCCGGCGGTTGCACGCTATCTGGTGACGGATGCAATCCGCGGCTGGATGTTCACCGCGAGCGCCGCCAGCCGGCCGCTGCCTTATGTTGTTACGAAGCTCGACTATACGCCGCCTTCCAATGACGAGACCGGCCGGGCCTTCATCGAATTGAAGGCCAACGCCAAGGGCGCGATCACATCGACAACGCTGAGGATTTCCGCGGGGGACATCGTTGGAAAGACGGTGCCTGAAATTCTTGCGGCAAAAGGATTTCTGAAGGAAACGCCCGAACTGATCGCCGCTTACGACGATACCGAGGAGCGTTACTTCGCGTGGCGGGGGCGGTATGGCCTCCAGTTTTCCGGCAGGGGCACTGGCTTCTATACCGAAGATCCGAATTCATCCCATTGTGACACGGACTGGTCCCGCAAGGACGTGGTGGTGTTATCGTCGGGTGGCGGCGTGGCGCGCCTCGTCAATGACGAAGGTATTCTGACCACGCGTTCGCTCACGCTTGAAGTGACCGGTGATATTCTCGGCCAGTATTTGAGAAAGGCCGCCAAAAGCAATCTCTACGACGCCGAAAGCGAGATGGAGGGTGCCAAGGCTTCGATTCCGGACGGCTTGTTCTGCCGGATTCCCGTCCATCCCTACATGCTGATGTTTCATCTTGAGCTGCATCATCATCTCTGGGTTCACGTCGATGACATGACGCCTTATGTCTATCAGCCCGATCTGAAGCAAAAGCTGATCCTGCCAGAGGAGCAGACCGATCTCATCGACATCCTGACAGCTGAAATGGATGTCTTGATAGATGACATCGTTGCCGGGAAATCCGGAGGAACGACTGTTCTGTGCGCGGGGCCTCCGGGTGTCGGCAAGACGCTGACAGCCGAGGTCTACGCCGAAATCATCCAGCGACCGCTTTACCGCGTGCATTCCGGTCAGCTCGGATTGAATGTCGCGGCGATGGAAACCGCGCTCAAGGATGCGCTGATGCGCGCCCAGCGCTGGGGCGCGGTGATGCTAATCGATGAAGCCGATGTCTATATCAAGCGCCGTGACGACGATATTGCGATGAATGCTGTGGTTGGCGTATTCCTGCGCGTGCTGGAATACTTCAACGGCCTGTTGTTCCTTACCACGAACCGCATCGATGACATTGACGAGGCGATCGTCTCGCGGTGCATCGCACTGATCAAATTCCATCCGCCGAATGATGACGCACGGCGGCGCATATGGGGAGTTATGACCGGACAGTTCGGCCTCGCGGTCGATTCCGCGCTGCTGGATACCCTAGTCGGGACCTTCCCGGAAACGTCGGGCCGCGACATCAAGGGACTGGCAAAGCTCGTTGCCAAGTATTGCCGCCATAAGAAAGTGCCGCCGACGCTGGACGTGTTCGAACGCTGCGCGATCTTTCGCGGGATCGATCCGAACGCTTCCTGCCACGCCTGA
- a CDS encoding iron-sulfur cluster assembly accessory protein yields the protein MINLTDSALNAVRNAISAADKPVDGLRIMVEAGGCAGFKYNLGLVDQIDPDDTVIERDGVRVFIDMQSHEHLAGTTIDFVVALEGSGFTFENPNAKASCGCGKSFA from the coding sequence ATGATCAATCTGACCGACAGCGCGCTCAATGCGGTGCGCAATGCGATTTCTGCCGCGGACAAGCCCGTCGATGGCTTGCGTATCATGGTCGAAGCGGGCGGATGCGCCGGCTTCAAATACAATCTGGGTCTCGTCGATCAGATCGATCCCGACGATACGGTGATCGAGCGCGATGGCGTCCGGGTTTTCATCGATATGCAAAGCCATGAGCATCTCGCCGGCACGACCATCGACTTCGTGGTGGCGCTCGAAGGGTCGGGCTTCACCTTCGAGAATCCCAACGCGAAGGCAAGTTGCGGTTGCGGAAAATCGTTTGCCTGA
- a CDS encoding NifU family protein, with amino-acid sequence MLTEAEHLKQLPAGNTDRVEIIKAAIAEIRPALQRDGGDCELIEVDGNKVMVKLTGACVFCKLASATLEGIQARVVERLGELVRIIPVAGAAKARH; translated from the coding sequence ATGCTGACTGAAGCTGAGCATTTGAAGCAACTTCCAGCCGGGAACACAGACCGTGTCGAGATCATCAAGGCTGCCATCGCGGAGATCCGACCGGCGCTGCAACGCGATGGCGGAGATTGCGAATTGATCGAGGTCGATGGCAACAAGGTCATGGTCAAGCTGACAGGGGCTTGCGTGTTCTGCAAGCTGGCCAGCGCGACACTCGAAGGCATCCAGGCGCGCGTTGTGGAACGGCTTGGTGAACTCGTCCGCATTATCCCGGTCGCTGGAGCAGCGAAAGCGCGGCATTGA
- the nifS gene encoding cysteine desulfurase NifS — protein sequence MRPIYLDNNATTRADSAVVAAMLPYFLEQFGNASSAHAFGSEVAGAVKQARKSLQALLGAAFDHEIVFTSGGTESDSTAILSALDNQDGRDEIVTTAVEHPAILALVEYLRTSRGIKTHLIGVDSRGRLDIESYRRALGPRTAIASVMWANNETGTLFPVAQLARMARETGALFHTDAVQAVGKIPLDLKATEIDMLSLSGHKLHGPKGIGALYVRKGTRFNPLIRGGPQERRRRGGTENVPGIVGLGKAAELAVSLMDEEQTRVRALRDRLEQGILGIGHCFVLGDEQNRLPNTSNIAFEHLEGEAIIHHLNRAGVAASLGSACASGSMEPSHVLLAMNVPMKALRGAIRFSLSRENTVHDIERALQVLPEIIPKLRVSSPSWQEHAHVTASPSRSAELTS from the coding sequence GTGCGGCCGATTTATCTCGACAACAATGCGACGACGCGCGCGGATTCAGCCGTTGTCGCTGCGATGCTGCCGTATTTTCTTGAGCAATTCGGAAATGCCTCATCGGCTCACGCTTTCGGCAGTGAAGTCGCGGGGGCGGTGAAGCAGGCTCGCAAGAGCCTGCAGGCGTTGCTGGGCGCTGCTTTCGATCATGAGATCGTGTTCACATCCGGCGGCACCGAATCCGACAGCACAGCCATTCTTTCGGCTCTTGATAATCAGGACGGCCGCGACGAGATTGTCACGACCGCCGTCGAGCATCCCGCCATCCTTGCTCTGGTGGAATATCTCCGGACGTCGCGAGGGATCAAGACGCACCTCATCGGTGTCGATTCAAGAGGGCGGCTGGACATTGAATCCTACCGGCGCGCGCTTGGCCCGCGCACCGCCATTGCATCGGTGATGTGGGCTAACAATGAGACTGGCACGCTGTTTCCCGTCGCGCAGCTTGCCAGGATGGCGCGCGAGACCGGCGCGCTGTTCCACACCGACGCGGTTCAGGCGGTGGGCAAGATTCCACTCGATTTGAAAGCGACCGAAATCGACATGCTGTCGTTGTCGGGACATAAGCTGCATGGCCCGAAGGGCATCGGCGCGCTCTATGTCCGCAAAGGCACGCGTTTCAATCCGCTGATCCGCGGCGGCCCGCAGGAGCGGCGGCGGCGCGGCGGCACCGAGAATGTGCCGGGGATCGTCGGATTGGGGAAGGCGGCGGAACTGGCGGTCTCCCTGATGGACGAGGAGCAGACTCGGGTTCGCGCCCTGCGCGACCGTCTTGAACAAGGTATTCTTGGAATCGGACATTGCTTTGTGCTTGGCGACGAGCAGAACCGTCTGCCGAATACCTCCAATATCGCCTTCGAGCATCTCGAAGGTGAAGCCATCATTCATCATCTGAACCGGGCAGGCGTTGCCGCCTCGTTGGGTTCGGCCTGCGCCTCCGGATCGATGGAGCCGTCTCATGTGCTGCTGGCGATGAACGTGCCAATGAAAGCCCTGCGCGGTGCCATCCGCTTTTCACTGTCGCGTGAAAACACCGTCCACGACATCGAGCGGGCTTTGCAAGTTCTGCCGGAGATCATCCCAAAGCTGCGGGTCTCATCGCCATCGTGGCAGGAGCACGCTCATGTCACGGCAAGTCCATCCCGATCCGCGGAGCTGACCTCATGA
- the nifT gene encoding putative nitrogen fixation protein NifT, whose translation MKVMIRRSPETGLSIYVPKKDLEEPIVETEHESLWGGWIRIANGWVLDLPEMAAGTSLPITVNARKRGQEGED comes from the coding sequence ATGAAAGTTATGATTCGACGTTCTCCGGAAACGGGTCTCTCGATCTACGTGCCGAAGAAGGATCTTGAGGAACCGATCGTTGAGACCGAACATGAGTCGCTGTGGGGCGGCTGGATTCGCATTGCGAACGGGTGGGTGCTCGATCTGCCGGAAATGGCGGCAGGGACATCGCTTCCCATCACGGTCAATGCTCGCAAGCGCGGCCAAGAGGGAGAAGATTGA
- a CDS encoding SIR2 family protein — translation MNAPIPHIEFMKHVDAEASLADIAVRLRAGAIVPYLGPGLAELSKPDVPMNPEALAAFFGTKVALPRRAKGNAWASAQHIESMKHRSTVTALMNEAFATPVGPAPFHHYLASLRLPMIVDTWYDGAMRSALGQRSDWGEVQGITRAGIGEDRWYRFYDAAGAEADRAAAGTWTTILYKPHGSVVPAKNFLISDADYVEVLTEIDIQTPIPDVVKDRRTERSFVFIGCRFNDQLLRTYARQITKRSAATHYVIVEPDKLSKNEIRFFIDQGLTPIAISLDRAIEILLAA, via the coding sequence ATGAACGCTCCCATTCCGCATATCGAATTTATGAAGCACGTTGATGCCGAGGCGTCGCTGGCTGACATTGCCGTGCGGCTGCGGGCGGGAGCAATTGTGCCTTATCTCGGGCCGGGTCTCGCGGAATTGTCTAAGCCCGATGTCCCAATGAATCCGGAAGCGCTCGCAGCGTTCTTCGGAACGAAGGTCGCGCTGCCGCGCCGTGCGAAAGGCAATGCGTGGGCGTCCGCGCAGCACATCGAAAGCATGAAGCACCGGTCCACGGTCACGGCTTTGATGAACGAAGCGTTTGCAACACCCGTGGGGCCAGCGCCGTTTCATCATTATCTGGCCTCACTGCGCCTGCCCATGATTGTCGACACCTGGTACGATGGCGCCATGCGCTCGGCGCTGGGGCAGCGCAGCGATTGGGGCGAAGTCCAGGGCATTACCCGCGCCGGGATTGGCGAGGACCGCTGGTATCGCTTTTATGATGCCGCCGGTGCCGAAGCGGATCGCGCGGCAGCCGGCACGTGGACGACCATCCTCTACAAGCCGCACGGCAGCGTAGTGCCCGCCAAGAATTTTCTGATCTCCGACGCCGACTATGTCGAGGTTCTGACGGAGATCGATATCCAGACACCGATCCCCGACGTCGTCAAGGATCGCCGTACCGAGCGGAGCTTTGTTTTCATTGGCTGCCGGTTCAATGACCAGCTCTTGAGAACCTATGCGCGGCAGATCACCAAGCGCTCTGCGGCGACGCACTACGTGATTGTTGAACCTGACAAGCTCTCGAAGAACGAAATCCGTTTCTTCATCGACCAGGGCTTGACGCCGATCGCCATTTCGCTCGATCGGGCGATCGAAATCCTGCTCGCTGCCTGA